The sequence GTCGAGCGGGCCGGCGCGGCCGATGATGGTCTCCAGGGCTTGCGCGCATTCGCCAAGCCCGAGCTGGAAGGCGAGCTGGAACGCGCGGCCGGGCGGGTCAACCAGCTCGGAGATCAGGAGCTGCCGGCGGTGGCGGTCGAAGCGCCTGAGCGTCTCGCGCATCACATCCACCGGCATGATGCGGGTCTGGATCGAGTGCTTCTCGCGCAATCGCGCAACCAGCGCCGCATAAAGTCCCTCGGCCGGCACATTCAGCTCGTCGCGAAGGTTCTCCGCGGCCTGCTCCAGCTCCGGAAAATAGTTGCGGTTGGCTTCGATCAGCTCGCGCACGCGCTCGACCGGATTGGCCTCGTAGCGCGTGCCGACGTCGCGGTCGGCCATTTGCGCCGCCGCCAGCGTCTCGCCCTGGCGGGCCTCGGTATAGGCCGCATACAGCCGCTGCAGCGCATGGGTGACGCCGGGACAGAGCTCGGCGAGGTCACGCAGTTCCTGCTTGGGAACGTCGATCTGGCGGAACAGGGGATCGGAGAAGATCTCGTTCAGCTCGGCGAAGAAGCGGTCCTCGTCGGCGGTGGCGAGGTCGCGCAAATCGAGGTCATAGGTCTCGGCCAGCCGCAGCAGGATCTGCGCCGTTACCGGGCGCTGGTTGCGCTCGATCAGGTTGACGTAGCTCGGCGAAATCCCGAGCCCCTCGGCGATCTGGGTCTGCGACAGCCCCAATTGCTGCCGGATCCGCCGGAAGCGGGGGCCGACGAACAGTTTCTTCCCGGACTCGGCGGGCATGTTTCAGATCTCCTGACGCATCAAGGACAGTCTTGCTGACCTATATTTTACAAAATTTACAAAATAACATCTATTACATGTTCCGATGTTACATGACATCACCAATAAAAAACAAGCCATCTATACGAAGTTTCTCTTTTCGCGTTTAGCTCCTGACACGCATCTCGCAATGCATTGTCAAGAATGTCGATGGCCAGCCATCGGCCATCGTCAGCGAAAGGATAGGCACATGAATTACCAGCCCCGCGGCATCAACGCGCTCCAGCGCCCGGCCTCGTATCAGAGCGAGATCGAGGCAGCCCAGGCGCTCCTCAAGACCCAGCCGACCTGGAACGGGGTGTCCGCCGAGGCGGTCGCACGCATGCGTCTGCAGAACCGCTTCAAGACCGGCCTTGACGTCGCCCGCTACACCGCGGCGCTGATGCGGGCCGACATGGCGGCCTATGACAACGACCCCACCAAGTACACGCAGTCGCTGGGCTGCTGGCACGGCTTCATCGCCCAGCAGAAGCTGATCTCGGTCAAGAAGCATTTCGGCGGCAAGACCGATCGCACCTATCTGTACCTCTCGGGCTGGATGATCGCGGCGCTGCGCTCCGAGTTCGGACCGCTGCCCGACCAGTCGATGCACGAGAAGACCTCGGTGCCGGCGCTGATCGAGGAGCTCTACACCTTCCTGCGTCAGGCGGACTCGCGTGAGCTCAACGACATCTTCCGCAGCCTCGACAAGGCGCGCAAGGAAGGCGACAAGATTCGCGAGAAGGAGCTGATCGAGAAGATCGACAACTTCCAGACCCATGTCGTTCCCGTCATCGCCGACATCGATGCCGGCTTCGGCAACGCGGAGGCGACCTATCTGCTCGCCAAGAAGATGATCGAGGCGGGCGCCTGCGCGCTTCAGATCGAGAACCAGGTCTCGGACGAGAAGCAGTGCGGTCATCAGGACGGCAAGGTCACCGTGCCGCACGAGGTGTTCATCGCGAAGATCCGCGCCTGCCGCCACGCCTTCCTCGAGCTCGGCATCGAAGACGGCGTGATCGTGACCCGCACCGACTCGCTCGGCGCCGGCCTGACCCAGCAGATCGCGGTCAGCCACAAGCCCGGTGACATCGGCGACCAGTACAACAGCTTCCTCGATTGCGAGGAAATCACCGCGGAGAACGCCCGCAACGGCGACGTCATCATCAACCGCAACGGCAAGATGATGCGTCCGAAGCGCCTGCCGAGCAATCTCTACCAGTTCCGTCCCGGCACTGGCGAAGACCGCTGCGTGCTCGACAGCATCACCTCGCTGCAGAACGGCGCCGACCTGCTCTGGATCGAGACCGAGAAGCCGCATATCGAGCAGATCGCCAAGATGGTCGACCGCATCCGCAAGGTCGTCCCGAACGCCAAGCTCGCCTACAACAACTCGCCGTCGTTCAACTGGACCATCAACTTCCGTTGGCAGGTCTACGACGCGATGAAGGAAGCCGGCAAGGACGTCAGCAAGTACAATCGTGCCGAGCTGATGAAGCCGGAATACGACGATACGCCGCTGGCGATCGAGGCCGACGAGCGCATCCGCACCTTCCAGGCGGATTCGGCCAAGCGCGCCGGCATCTTCCATCACCTGATCACGTTGCCGACCTACCACACGGCGGCGCTCTCCACCGACAATCTCGCCAAGGAGTATTTCGGCGAGCAGGGCATGCTGGGCTACGTGAAGAACGTCCAGCGCGCCGAGATCCGCCAGGGTATCGCCTGCGCCAAGCACCAGAACATGGCCGGCTCCGACATCGGCGACGACCACAAGGAGTACTTCGCGGGCGAAGCTGCCCTGAAGGCGGGCGGCGCCCACAACACCATGAACCAGTTCGGCTAACGCATCAGGCTATTCGACAGGAGACTGACAATGACCAAAGGCAGCAATTTCTGGGTGATCGGCGGCGAGTTCGGTTCGATGAACTTCCACAAGCTCGTGGAAGGCTCGGCCCAGGTCAAAGGTCCGTTCAAGACCCGCAAGGAAGCCGAGGACTGCTGGCGCGAGGTGTCGGAAGAGAGCCGCCACAAGGCCGGCGTCCGCTTCTCGATCGTGGAAGAACCGTCGCGCGTCTCGGCTTGAGGGCCTGGTTGCCGACCTGAACTAAGAAGACGTCCAAGGACGGATGGTCCCATCCAGGCTCTGCCTGGGTGGGATCGTCTGTTTTTGGCACAGGTCACCCGCCTGTGGGCGCCGTAAGTATCTGGAATTATGGGCCCTTTGCGGACGGTTTGGTTGCTGATAGGTTAACGCGGAGAAAGTCGAGGACGAGGCCGACAATGTCAGAGCCCGAGACCAGCGGGACCCATCCCAGCCAGCCGCGCCCGGTGCGGCTGCGCGATGCGCTGCTGCGCGCACGGATCGAGGCCGCGGACCGGACCGGCGTCGTCGTCGACCTCCGCGACGCCGAGGTGGCGCGGCTCGAGATCCTCAATGACGCGCTCGACCCGCTGTTCGCCCAGGTGCCGGAGCAGATCGACCTGTTCGACCGCGGCATCAGCCAGGGCGATACACCGAGACTCTGGATCGACGTCGTCGCCCACATCATGATGGGGCGCGACAAGCGGATGTACCGCTTCGTCCAGGACACCCGCTTCGGCCGCATCGTGCTCGCCGAATCGCACGATACCGCGGTCATCGTCGAGGCAGTCACCGACTATGTCGCCCGCCGCATGATCGAGCGCGAGCATGCGATGGTGGTCCCGCCCGAACCGCAAGCCCCAGCCGCCGAGCCGCCGCGCCGCTCGCGGGTCTGGCCGTTCGTGTTCGGCTTTGTGCTCGGTGCGGCCGCCTTGTTCGGGGTTGCCGCGCTGGCGGTCTTGCGGAGCTGGTGAGGATTTCTCCGCCCTCATTGCGAGCGAAGCGAAGCAATCCGGGAATCTTTCCGCGGAGGGACTCCGGATTGCTTCGCTGCGCTCGCAATGACGGAGAGCTAGATCAACCTCGCCTGCTTGATCTGCCCGATCTGGAATCCCGCCCCCAGCGCCCGCACCGTCTGCTCGCAGCGCCAGCCCGCATTGTCCTTTTCGATCCTGAATAGATTGTACGCCGCGGCCGGATAGCGTCCGTGCGCGAGTGCCGAGGCCGAGGGCACGCCCAGCGCGGGAATGTTGCCGTTGGGACCCTCGAACCACATCGTTGAATGAATGTGGTCGTGCCCGTGCAGGATCAGCTCGACGCCGTGGCGCTTCAACAGCGCCAAGAGATCCGCAGAGTCCGTCATCCGCTTCTGACGCGCTGCGGACTTCAGGGGATGGTGCACCAGCAGCACGCGGAAGACGTCATCAGTCGCGAGCCGGTCGAGCACCTGCTCGAGGGCGGCGAGCTGATTGCGCCCGAGCGTGCCCGTCGCCATCAGCGGCAAGGTCGGCACCGCCGTGGACAGGCTGATCAGCGCCAGCGGCCCGCGCCGGCGCAACGCAGGAAAACCGATGCGGCCGTCGTCGCCTGCGAGATAAGGTGCAAAGGTCTCGCCGAAGCGATGAAAGGTGGCGCGGACATAGGCGTCGTGATTGCCGGGAATCGTGGTGACGCGGTCGGGCGGCCCGACCTCGTCGAGCCAGGCGCGCGCCGGCGCGAACTCGGCTTCCAGCGCTAGGTTGACGAGATCGCCCGTCACTGCGATGTGGTCGGGCGCCTGCGCCTTCATGTCGGCAACGAGCGCGTCGAGCACCTCGCGGCGCTGGTATTTGTGGCGGTTGCGCGTCCAGTTGACGTAGCCGAGCGCGCGCTTGCCGGCGAGCTCGACCAGCCGAGGTTTCGGCAGCGGCGCCAGATGCGGGTCGGACAGATGGGCGAGCGTGAAGGGGGCCGGCGTGTTGGGAGTCATGGCGCGCGATTGCCTCGCTATTCGTCCACTGTAATGGCAAGGTCGCGAGGACTGCGCAAGCAGGGCCTGACGAGGGGACTTGAGAGAATCTGATGGGGGATCGTCTGAATCGCGTTCGACGCAAATTCGAGCCGCTGCTGCGGCGGATCTTCCACGCCTATTTCCTGCTGGTGCGCGGCATGACCCTCGGTGTCCGCGCCGTGGTGCTGGATGCCGAGAACAGGGTGTTCCTGGTCAGGCATAGCTACATCAGCGGCTGGTATCTGCCCGGCGGCGGCGTCGATCTCGGCGAGACCATGGAGCAGGCGATGCGGCGCGAGCTCAAGGAGGAGGGCGACATCGATCTCACCGGCGAGGCCGTGCTGCACGGCATCTTCTTCAACAGCCACATCTCCCGCCGCGACCACGTCGCGGTCTACGTCGTCAGGCATTTCCGTCAGGATCGGCTGCCTGAGCCCAACCACGAGATCGTCGAATGCGGGTTCTTCGCAATTTCCGCATTGCCCGAGGGGACGACGCTCGGCACCCGGCAAAGACTCGCGGAGGTGCTGGATGGCCGGCCGCTGATTGCGACGTGGCGGTGAGGGCGGCCTGTGCCAGTAACCTGCCCCAAGGGGGCCACGGAAACGGGATGAAGGTTGCGGTCTACGCGCTGGAATTGTCGCTGCCGGTCGCCGAGGTCGAGACTCCCTATTACGCTCGGCCCGAGGGTTCGTTCTCGAAGCTCAACACCTGGCGTGACGGCTTTCGCATCCTCGGCACCATGCTGAAGCTGTACCGCGCGGAGAAGCCGCTGCGCTTCTTCAGCGCCATCGGCCTGCTGGGCCGCTCTGTCGATCGTGCTTGCGATCCCGATCGTGATCACCTTCATCGAGACCGGGCTCGTGCCGCGTTTCCCGACTGCCACCCTGTCGATGGGGCTGATGATCATGGCGATGCTGTCGGTGTCGTCCGGGCTCGTGCTCGACACCGTGACGCGGGGGCGGCGGGAGATGAAGATGCTGGCCTACCTGTCCCAGCCGGCGCTGAAAAGGAACTGAGGTTGGGTGCAACGCCCATGGACCTCAACATCCGCAAATGCTACTCCGCCAGACGATATGAGCGATCTCTCACTGACCATCCTTCCCGAAGCGGCCGGCGACGCCCAGGCGATCGAACGGCTGCACGAGCGCACCTTCGGCCCCGGCCGCTTCGTGCTCAGCGCCTATCGCATCCGCGAGCATGTCGACCATCTGCTTGAGCTGTCCTTCACGGCGCGCATCGGCACGCTGCTGGTCGGCTCGGTCAGGCAATTGCCGGTGCTGGTCGGCGACACGCCCGCACTGCTGCTCGGGCCCCTGACCGTCGAGCCGCCGTTCCGCGACCGCGGCATCGGCCGCCTGTTGATGGAGCGCGCGCTGAAGGATGCCAAGGCGAGAGGCCACCGCCTCGTGCTGCTGGTCGGCGACGAGCCCTATTACAGCCGCGTCGGCTTCAAGCAGGTCCCCAAGGGCCGCGTCATCATGCCGGGCCCGGTCGATGCCGCCCGCATCCTGGTGTTCGAGCTCGTCGACGGCGCCTTCGAGGGCGTGTCGGGACAGGTCGTGCCCGACTGGAGCAAGGCGCGGGTCGGGTAGGCGACGACGCGGCAGTTCGTAGCCCGGATGGAGCGCAGCGCAATCCGGGAAACCTGTCGCGGCAGATGCACTCTCCCGGATGTCGCTGCGCTCATCCGGGCTACGGGAGTTTCGACGATGCAGGTGCGTCCCGCTGATGCCGGTGAGATCGATCATCTCGCGCAGCTCTGGCACGATGCCTGGCATGGATCGCATGCCTCGCTTGCGCCGCCCGAACTGGTCCGCCTCCGCACGCTCCCAAGCTTTCGCGACCGGCTTGCGGTCATGCTTCCCACGATCAGCGTCGTCGGTCCGGCCGGTGCGCCGCTCGGCTTCTGCGCCATCAGGGGCGATGAATTGTACCAGCTCTTCGTATCGTCGCAGGCGCACGGCGCGGGCGTGGCGGCCGCGCTGATCGGCGACGCCGAGACCCGCCTTGCCGCGCGCGGAGTGGAGCGGGCTTGGCTGGCATGTGCCGTCGGCAACGCGCGCGCTGCGCGGTTCTACGAGAAGAGCGGCTGGCGCAACGCCGGCACGTTCGTGATGATGTCGGAGACATCGAACGGGCCTTTCCCGGTCGACCAATGGCGCTTCGAAAAGCGGCTGACGCATTCGATATAAGTCCGTAGCCCGGATGGAGCGCAGCACAATCCGGGAAACCTGTTGACGCAGATGCACCGTCCCGGATTACGCTGCGCTCCATCCGGGCGACGAGGCCCATGCCGGGGCCCTTTAGGTCCCGGTCGGAGCAGGATCAGAACTTGAAGTTCGCGAATGCCCGCACGCCGATGCCGGGCATCAGCACCTCGTCCTTGGTGTAGGACACGGAGTTGCGGATGCTCTCGTTGAGAAGATTGTTGCCGACGATGCCGGCAATCATCTCGCGCGCCCCGAACCGGCTCGGATCGAGCTTGGTCTTGTAGCTCACCTCGGCCTTCAGCAAATTGTAGCCCGGCGTCGGCGTCTCCGCGATCACGGCGACGTTGTTCTGCGCGAAGGCGTGCAACAGGTTGACGCGCATCAGCCAGTTGTCGTCGCGCCAGAACACGCCGCCGCCCATTCGCAAGGGGGGAATGCGCGGCACGTTGGTGCCGTCGGAGAAGGTGGCGCGGACGACGTCGAGCTGGTTCTCGATGCCCCAGATGCCGCCCTGGAACGCGCCGACGTCGAATTGCGACTGGAATTCGCCGCCGCGGAAATTGGCATTGCGTTGCGAATAAACCGCCTGGTTCAGCTCGGCGCCCGGCGTGCCGCACGAGGCGAAATCGTCGTCGCACATCACGCCGGTGAGGCGGCGATAGATGAAATTGTCGAAATGCGTGTAGTAGACCGTCGCCTCGAAGCGGAACGGCCCCGTCGCCTTGCGCACGCCGAGCTCGACGGACTTGGCGGTCTCGATGGTGAGGTTGGGATTGCCGATGTCGAAGGTCGCGGTCGCATCATGTGGGCCACGGGAAAACAGCTCGGCCGCCTTCGGCGCGCGCTCGACATATTGCGCGGTGATGCTGCCGACCATGCCGCCTGGCAGGTCCTGCAGCAGGCCGATGCTGCCGCTCTTCGGCGTGTAGGCGGGATTGCGCGCGATCGCCACCTGCGGCGTGCCGTCTGGCAGATAATCCGCCGGGAAGTTCGGCGTCGTGCCGTGCAGCTCGACATGCTCGATGCGCCCGGCGATCTGCGCCCGCGTCGCTTCCGTGAACTTGAACTCGTTGAACGCGTAAGCGGCGACGCGCGTGTTGTTGTTGGGGTCCCACAATCCGTTGAACAGCGTGCCGGGATTGTCCGGGCTCGGCGCGCTCAATTCCTGATGGCCAACCTGGAAACCGAGCGCCGTCGTCACCTCGGCGAAGCGCGCGTTGAACGGCATCAGCTGCACCTCGGTGCGGATCTCCTGCTCCTTGTTGGTGAAGGTCTGCCTGATGCCGTCGCTGCTAGGATCGGCGGGATCGGCAAGGCCGATCTCGTTGTGCCGGTAGTCGGTCGCGCCGGCCCAGAAGCGGATCGTGTCGATCGCGGCAGCATCGGGGCGGTACTCGCCCTTGACGTTGATCTTGGTCTGGTGGCCGTCGATGCGCGTGTGGTGGTCGGCGCCGTCGATGCCGGGGATGTGGTAGAGCGAGTCGTTCTGCGTGATCGCGGCGCCGATATAGCCGCCCTGGAAGAAGTAGGAGCCGCCGATCGAGGCGCCGTCCGAGCGCGTCGCCGAGTTCGGCTGACGCCCGTTCACGGGCCGCGTTTGATCGTTCAGATAGGGATAGCTCGGGATCGCATAGTCCGAGGTCGTGCGGCCATAGGCATCGGCATGGAAGGCGAAATTGCCGCCGCCGGTGTCGAGCAGCACGCCGCTCTCGACGCCACGGTCGACCGAGCTGAACGCGGTGCGCGTCTCCGCGGTGACGCAAGGCGATGTCGCGGCTGATGCGAGCGGCGCCTTGGTCGGCAGGCCGTAGGTCTGGAACGATGGTGCGCAGGACGGCAGCGCATCCGGAATCCGGTTGTTGGTGGCGCTGACGACGCCGCCGATCGAGGTCGAGCCGTAGCGCAGCGCAGCCGGCCCGCGCACCACCTCGACCTGGTTGGTCGCAAGCGGGTCGATCGGGACGAAATGATCCTCGCCGAGATCGGAGGCGCCGCCGCCATTGGTGCCGTTCTCGACGATGCCGACGCGGTTGACGTCGAGACCCCGGATGATCGGCCGGCTGGAGGCACCGGGCGCAAAGCTGGAGCCCGTGATGCCGGGTTTTGAGAACAGGAGATCGCCGAGCTGGCCGCCGCCCTCGCGGCGGATCTCGTCGTTCGGCACGACGGTGACGGTAGCGAACTGGTTGGTCACGATCGGCAGCACGCCCTGCTGAGGCGCGGCCGTCGCCGGCGCTGCCGGCGTTGGTTCGGCCGTGCGCTGCTGGCTGCGCGAGCGTCCGGTTCGCGCGACGCGGACCGGGCTGCGGGTCGGCACCGCCCGGCGCACGATCGGGCTCGGCGCCGTCACGGTGACGGCCGGGATCTCCGTCGACGACTTGTCTTGCGCAGGTGCTTGTGCAGGCGCCTGTGCGAGCTCTTGGGCGAGGGCGGATGAGGCGGCTACGCCGAGCAGGAGCAGGCTCGCTCCGCCCAGACGCTGCGCGCGTCGCAATTCAAATGACATGGTCCTGATTCCATCAGGCGCCGTCCGCATGTTGGTGTGTTGATCGGAGGCGGCCTGCCGTCGCAGCGCGACGGAATTCAACTTCAACGTCTCCCGGGCGGTCGCCTGAAAAGCGGCGAGCCCGGGCGTGATCAAGCGTTGGAGGTCAGGACGCGGGAGGGGCGCGCGGCTGGAACGCCGTGCCGGCCGATTTCAGGTGGATGAATTCGGCATCAGTGGTGCGGTGGAGCAGCTCGATCGCCTGCGGCAGCTGCAGAAGCGGCGGCGTCGCGAGCAGGACCGTGCCTGCCATCGCGACCAATGCGCAGATCGCGCAATTGTCGTCGCCAGGCTGCTCGCGGTCGGGTGCGGAGGGCGACTGCTTCTGGATCGCCGCACGGTCGATCGAAGCGATGTCCTTGCCGCTCTCCGTCTGCTGGAGCGAGGACTGGGCGAGGGGAGCGGCCTGGGCAAACCAGTGGCTATGACCGAATGTCAGCGCGAATTGCACCAGCATCGCGAACAACGCGAGCCGTGCACCGTGCCTGATATGCGACCGGAACCACTTCATCTGCAGACGCCACCCCGCATCGCGAGACGCCAATCCGCGGCGACTGCGATGTTATAATGTAACATCGCGCGATCGGCTAACGGATGTCAACGGCAGCGCGGGCCATCTCGCGCGAGTGGCCGCGCGATGTGTCGTTCGGGCAACTAGCGAGTTGAGCCCGGCCTATCGCCGTGACGGAGGTGCGTTCCCCCCCCCCCTTGCGGGGGAGGGCTAGGGAGAGCGTAGCCCAGCAAAAGGTACCGATTGTTGACGATGCATCGCGAGTAGGTGACTCACGGAAAGAATCCCCGTGTGGCACCCCCTCCCTGACCCTCCCCCGCAAGGGGGGAGGGAACGGAGAGAGCTACGCTGGTGGCAGAACTCGATTCGACTTCAATCCAGCAGCTCACCGCCCCTCGCGCGCCCACGTCGCCGCAAACGCGCCGAGCAGCAGCAAGAGGCCGATCAGGCCGGCGAAGATCGGCAGCACGCCGACGCCCTTCACCACGCTGGCGTCGCGCATCCTGACGCCCATCCAGCCGTCGCCGGCGAAGACGCTCACCGAGCGCACCGGCACGATGCGCGGCAGCTCGACGCTGTTGCCGTCGACGACGCGCACGGCGTTGCCGCCGGTCGCCTGCGTCAGCGGCCTCAATGTCTCGGTGGTGGAGGTGACTTCCGAAAACTCCTTCGGATTGGTCGGGCCGACATTGATCAAGGCCTTGAGCGTGCCGTCGGTCGCCTGCCACAGGCCGAGTTCGTTCGCCGGCAGGCTGGCGCGCCACTCGCCGGGATCGCCGGCGCTCAGTGTCAGGTCCTGTGACACGCCCGACGGCGAGGTCACGCTGACAGGCTGGACGCTGTCCGCCATGGTCTGGCGCACCACGACGAGGTTCTTGCCCTGCACCTGGAGGCGCAGCGCCTCCTCGTCGAGATCGGGCTGCTTCATCAGCCAGTGCGACATCCGCCTGAGCAGATCGAGATGCGGCCCGCCGCCCTCATAGCCGCGCGCCCACAGCCAGATGTGGTCGGACAGCAGAAGCGCGACGCGCCCCTCGCCGAAGCGCGACAGGAACAGCAGCGGCTTGCCGTCGAGGCCCGTCATCACCGGCGGGTTGACGGAATTGCGGGTGTCGACGGTACGGAAGAAGCGGCTCCAGTGCGGCGGCTCGAAGGCCGAGCCCTCCAGCCCGCGCGTGACCGGATGGCGTTTGCCGATGTCGGACAGATGCGCATAGAACGGTTTCTCGGTCACGCCGACCGGCTCGGCCGGCAGCACCGAATCCAGCGGCGTGCGCCAGATGCTGGTGTTGGAGGCATAGTCGGGCCCGGCCGAGACCAGCACCGCGCCGCCCGCGCGCACATAGCGCGCGATGTTGTCGAAATAGGCGATCGGCAGCACGCCCTGGCGGGCATAGCGGTCGAAGATGATCAGCTGGAATTCGTTGATCTTCTGCTGGAACAGCTCGCGGGTCGGAAACGCGATCAGCGACAATTCGTTGATCGGCGTGCCGTCCTGCTTCTCCGGCGGCCTTAGAATCGTGAAGTGCACGAGATCGACGCTGGCGTCGGACTTCAGGAGGTTGCGCCAGGTGCGCTCGCCGGAATGCGGCTCGCCCGAGACCAGCAGCACGCGCAGCTTGTCGCGCACGCCGTCGATGGCGACGACAGCGCGGTTGTTCACCGGCGTCAACTCTCGCTCGAGCGGCGAGGCCTCGATCTCGACGATGTTCGGCCCGGCATGCTTGATGTCGACTTCGACGCTCGCGCTCTGGCCGCTCG is a genomic window of Bradyrhizobium sp. CB1717 containing:
- a CDS encoding short-chain fatty acyl-CoA regulator family protein, with amino-acid sequence MPAESGKKLFVGPRFRRIRQQLGLSQTQIAEGLGISPSYVNLIERNQRPVTAQILLRLAETYDLDLRDLATADEDRFFAELNEIFSDPLFRQIDVPKQELRDLAELCPGVTHALQRLYAAYTEARQGETLAAAQMADRDVGTRYEANPVERVRELIEANRNYFPELEQAAENLRDELNVPAEGLYAALVARLREKHSIQTRIMPVDVMRETLRRFDRHRRQLLISELVDPPGRAFQLAFQLGLGECAQALETIIGRAGPLDDAPRRLFRITLGNYFAAAVMMPYPTFLAAAEALNYDIHVLAQRFNSGFEQVCHRLTTLQRPNARGIPFFLLRVDNAGNVSKRFSSGTFPFSKFGGTCPLWNVHSTFDTPDRLLKQVIELSDGTRYFSIAQMVRRPVAPHPLPQPRFAIGLGCEIRHAARLTYATGMDLEKTEGTPIGVNCRLCERENCAQRAEPPITRTLILDETTRRVSSFAFSNAREL
- a CDS encoding isocitrate lyase, whose translation is MNYQPRGINALQRPASYQSEIEAAQALLKTQPTWNGVSAEAVARMRLQNRFKTGLDVARYTAALMRADMAAYDNDPTKYTQSLGCWHGFIAQQKLISVKKHFGGKTDRTYLYLSGWMIAALRSEFGPLPDQSMHEKTSVPALIEELYTFLRQADSRELNDIFRSLDKARKEGDKIREKELIEKIDNFQTHVVPVIADIDAGFGNAEATYLLAKKMIEAGACALQIENQVSDEKQCGHQDGKVTVPHEVFIAKIRACRHAFLELGIEDGVIVTRTDSLGAGLTQQIAVSHKPGDIGDQYNSFLDCEEITAENARNGDVIINRNGKMMRPKRLPSNLYQFRPGTGEDRCVLDSITSLQNGADLLWIETEKPHIEQIAKMVDRIRKVVPNAKLAYNNSPSFNWTINFRWQVYDAMKEAGKDVSKYNRAELMKPEYDDTPLAIEADERIRTFQADSAKRAGIFHHLITLPTYHTAALSTDNLAKEYFGEQGMLGYVKNVQRAEIRQGIACAKHQNMAGSDIGDDHKEYFAGEAALKAGGAHNTMNQFG
- a CDS encoding metallophosphoesterase, with translation MTPNTPAPFTLAHLSDPHLAPLPKPRLVELAGKRALGYVNWTRNRHKYQRREVLDALVADMKAQAPDHIAVTGDLVNLALEAEFAPARAWLDEVGPPDRVTTIPGNHDAYVRATFHRFGETFAPYLAGDDGRIGFPALRRRGPLALISLSTAVPTLPLMATGTLGRNQLAALEQVLDRLATDDVFRVLLVHHPLKSAARQKRMTDSADLLALLKRHGVELILHGHDHIHSTMWFEGPNGNIPALGVPSASALAHGRYPAAAYNLFRIEKDNAGWRCEQTVRALGAGFQIGQIKQARLI
- a CDS encoding NUDIX domain-containing protein, with the translated sequence MGDRLNRVRRKFEPLLRRIFHAYFLLVRGMTLGVRAVVLDAENRVFLVRHSYISGWYLPGGGVDLGETMEQAMRRELKEEGDIDLTGEAVLHGIFFNSHISRRDHVAVYVVRHFRQDRLPEPNHEIVECGFFAISALPEGTTLGTRQRLAEVLDGRPLIATWR
- a CDS encoding N-acetyltransferase — protein: MSDLSLTILPEAAGDAQAIERLHERTFGPGRFVLSAYRIREHVDHLLELSFTARIGTLLVGSVRQLPVLVGDTPALLLGPLTVEPPFRDRGIGRLLMERALKDAKARGHRLVLLVGDEPYYSRVGFKQVPKGRVIMPGPVDAARILVFELVDGAFEGVSGQVVPDWSKARVG
- a CDS encoding GNAT family N-acetyltransferase translates to MQVRPADAGEIDHLAQLWHDAWHGSHASLAPPELVRLRTLPSFRDRLAVMLPTISVVGPAGAPLGFCAIRGDELYQLFVSSQAHGAGVAAALIGDAETRLAARGVERAWLACAVGNARAARFYEKSGWRNAGTFVMMSETSNGPFPVDQWRFEKRLTHSI
- a CDS encoding TonB-dependent receptor, which produces MSFELRRAQRLGGASLLLLGVAASSALAQELAQAPAQAPAQDKSSTEIPAVTVTAPSPIVRRAVPTRSPVRVARTGRSRSQQRTAEPTPAAPATAAPQQGVLPIVTNQFATVTVVPNDEIRREGGGQLGDLLFSKPGITGSSFAPGASSRPIIRGLDVNRVGIVENGTNGGGASDLGEDHFVPIDPLATNQVEVVRGPAALRYGSTSIGGVVSATNNRIPDALPSCAPSFQTYGLPTKAPLASAATSPCVTAETRTAFSSVDRGVESGVLLDTGGGNFAFHADAYGRTTSDYAIPSYPYLNDQTRPVNGRQPNSATRSDGASIGGSYFFQGGYIGAAITQNDSLYHIPGIDGADHHTRIDGHQTKINVKGEYRPDAAAIDTIRFWAGATDYRHNEIGLADPADPSSDGIRQTFTNKEQEIRTEVQLMPFNARFAEVTTALGFQVGHQELSAPSPDNPGTLFNGLWDPNNNTRVAAYAFNEFKFTEATRAQIAGRIEHVELHGTTPNFPADYLPDGTPQVAIARNPAYTPKSGSIGLLQDLPGGMVGSITAQYVERAPKAAELFSRGPHDATATFDIGNPNLTIETAKSVELGVRKATGPFRFEATVYYTHFDNFIYRRLTGVMCDDDFASCGTPGAELNQAVYSQRNANFRGGEFQSQFDVGAFQGGIWGIENQLDVVRATFSDGTNVPRIPPLRMGGGVFWRDDNWLMRVNLLHAFAQNNVAVIAETPTPGYNLLKAEVSYKTKLDPSRFGAREMIAGIVGNNLLNESIRNSVSYTKDEVLMPGIGVRAFANFKF
- a CDS encoding DUF2946 family protein; protein product: MKWFRSHIRHGARLALFAMLVQFALTFGHSHWFAQAAPLAQSSLQQTESGKDIASIDRAAIQKQSPSAPDREQPGDDNCAICALVAMAGTVLLATPPLLQLPQAIELLHRTTDAEFIHLKSAGTAFQPRAPPAS